A region of the Mycoplasma capricolum subsp. capricolum ATCC 27343 genome:
ACTTTGATCTGGTTTAGATAATGATTCTAATCAAGTTTTTAAATTAGGTTTAAGTTTTTCAAACATTTCTTTTAATAAAGAATCGATATTTGAAAAATGACTAAACATAAACATAGGATTTAGTTTAGAAGTTAATTCTAAGATTCTACTAATATCATTACTAGTTTTTTCAGTATCACTTATATCTAAGCTAAGTAATTTAAAAATTTCATTTAATATAGGATTTTTTAAACTCTTATTAGAGTGAAGTTTTATATTTTTATCTATAACATTTTTATATGAATTTTCATCAAAATATTTGTTAATAAATTGACCAGTTGATTTTAATGAACTTGAAGTTAGTTCATTTTTATCAATTAATAAGTTATTTTTACTAGTTAATAATTCTAGATCTTTATTTTTATTTAAATCTTTAATTTCTTGAAAATTTAGCTGTAATTGATCTGCTAAAATAAAATTTTTAGCAAATAAACTAGCAGCAGTTTTTGTATTTATTAGTGAGTTGTTAGACTCAAATTTGTGTTCTTTTTTATGACAAGCAATTACTGGTAAACTAGCTGTGCTTATCATCAAGCTTGATGATAAAATCGCAATTAATTTCTTCATAATTCCTCCTGTATAAAACTTAAAATCGGTTAGGATAAAAGTTTTATACCTTGATGTTTTACAATAAATCAGAAAAAAATGCAAAAATTTTTTTGTTGATAGAATTTTAAAAAACAAAATATCTTAACTTTATTTTTTAATATTTTAAAATTAATATAGTAAATAAAAAAAGAGGTTTTATGAACAAAGTAATTTATTTAGCTACAACTAATAAAAATAAAGTTAAAGAATTTAGTGAAATTTTAAAAGGTTATCAAATTAAAAGTTTATTAGATATACCAAATTATATTGAAATAGAAGAAAATAAAAAAACCTTTAAACAAAATGCTTTATTAAAAGCAAAGCATCTAGCTAAATATATAAATGGAATTGCAATTGGAGATGATACTGGAATTTGTGTTAAAGCTTTAAATGATTTTCCAGGAATTTATTCTAAAAGATGAGCTTATCCTTTAACTAATCATTATGATATATGTAATAAGTTATTAGAAAAACTAAAACATATAAATCAATTACATAAAAGAAAAGCTTATATGACAACAGCTATTGCTTTATATGATGCAACAACTAAAAAACAATTTGTCTATCAATCAATAGCTAAAGGTTATATTGATTTTGATATTAAAAAAAGTGATTTTGGTTTTGGTTATGATTTTATTTTTATTCCTAAAGGTTATGATAAACCTTATTCTTTAATGAGTAGTGAGTTAAAAAATCAAATTTCAGCTAGAAAAAAAGCAATAGATAGATTAATACAATATATTGATACTGTAAAATAATATAAGGATTTATATGAATAAAAGAAAAATTAATATTGTTTTATATCAACCAGAAATTGCTCAAAATGTTGGAGCAATTATGAGAACATGTGTAGCTATTAATGCAAGATTACATATAATTGAACCACTAGGTTTTATTTTTGATGATCGTCATTTGTCTAGATCAAGTGCAAATGAGTATAAATATGTTGATTGCATTAGATATGATGATTGAAATGACTTTATAACTAAGCATCAAAACATTACTTTATTTTGCTTATCTAGATATGGTCAAAAACCAATTTCAGATTTTGACTTTTCAAAAATTAATGATAATGTTTATTTAGTATTTGGAAAAGAATCAACTGGCATTGCAAAACCAATTTTAAAAGAACATTACAATACAACTTTTAGAATACCAATGATAAGTGAAACTAGAAGTTTAAATATTGCAAATACTGTTGGAATTGCTAGTTATGAAGTTTTAAGACAATGAGACTATTTAGATTTAGTTAAATATGAAACTCAAAAAGGCAAAGATTATATTTTAAGTGAACGTTGAAAAGGAATTGAAGAATAATGAATAATTATCCATACATTTTATCTGATCTTGATGGAACTATTTGTTTAAAAGATTTTTCTATTAGTAAAAAAACTATTAAAGTAATTAAAAAATATCAAAAATTAAGTAATAACCGTTTTTCATTTTGTACAGGAAGAGTTGATGGTGCTAATAAAAAAATAGCAAAACAGCTAAAAGTTAGTTTGCCTATAATTTCTTGTAATGGTGCTTTAATTTCTAATTTAAAAACTAATGAAGTTTTACATGCTGATTATTTAAATAATAAGTTGATGAGTGAGTTATTTAAATTAGCTTATGAACATAATATTGATATTGTTGGATATACTCATAACACAATGATTGGTACTTTTAATTCTGAAAGAGTAATTTCTTGACAAAATTATATGAATAAAACTAAGAAAAAATATCATTGAGAAATTAAAAAATATAATGATTTATTAGAAATTTCAAATGAATTAAAAAATAATAATTTAAAAATTGTTGAAGTAATTATTAGTTTACAAAATCTTTCAGATGACAAAGCTGAAGAAAAATTAAATTTAGTTAAAGAATGTATTAAAGATAAATTTGATTTAGTACAATCACTACCAAAATTATTTAACATTATGAAAAAGAAAGTTAATAAGTTATCTGGTCTAAAACATTTAGCTAAAGCTTTAGATATTAATTATAAAGATATTATTGTATTTGGAGATAATTATAATGATATTGAAATGATTAAAGGTGTTAAACAAGGATATTGTGTTGAAAATGGTGTTGATGAACTTAAAAAAGTTGCATTTAAGATTTGTGGTAGTTTAGAAAATGATGGAGTAGCTAAGCAAATAGAAGAAATTATTAAAGAAGTTCAAAATAAAAAATAGTTTTATTTTTAAATTCTTAATTAGTATACTTAGTTAAAAATATTTTAATTATTTAAGACCAAAAGGTCTTTTTTATTTTTTTAGCACTCAGTATATGCAATTGCTAAAAATGTGTTACAATTGAAATAGTTAAAAATAGATTTTAACTTAAAGGAGCTGAGATAGTGGAATTTCAAGAAAAAGGAAAAGTAACTGATGCTTTAAAAAAATATACAAGAGATTTAACAAAAGATGCTAAAGATAATAAATTAGATCCTGTCATTGGAAGAGAAGAAGAAATTTCTCGTGTTATTCAAATACTATCTAGAAAAACAAAAAATAATCCAGTTTTAATTGGTGAACCTGGAGTTGGTAAAACTGCTATTGTTGAAGGGTTAGCTCAACGTATTGTTAAAGGTGATGTGCCAACGTTATTAAAAGATAAACGTATATTAGAACTTGATATGGGTAGTTTAATGGCTGGAGCTATGTATATGGGAGATTATGAGTCTCGTGTTAAAGCAGTTGTTAATGAAATTCAAAAATCTAATGGTGAAATTATTTTATTTATTGATGAATTACATTTAATAGTTGGAGCTGGAAAAACTGGAAATAATAGTGGAATGGATGTTTCTAATTTATTAAAACCAGCTTTAGCTAGAGGTGAACTAAAAGCAATAGGTTCAACTACTTTAAATGAATATCGTCAATATATAGAAAAAGATGCTGCTTTAGAAAGAAGATTTCAAAGAGTTTTAGTTAGTGAGCCAACTATTGATCAAACTATTTCAATTTTAAGAGGATTAAAAGATCGATTTGAAACTTATCATGGAGTAAGAATTCATGATAATGCCTTAGTTTCAGCTGCAAAGTTATCTAGTAGATATATAACTGATAGATATTTACCAGACAAAGCTATTGATTTAGTTGATGAAGCTTGTGCTTCTATTAAAACAGAATTAGCAAGTATTCCAATTGAACTAGATCAAGTAAATAGAAAAGTAATGCAATTAGAAATTGAAACTTCTGCTTTAGAAAAAGAAAAAGATGATAAATCTAAAGAAAGATGACAAGAAGCTAAAAAAGAATTAGATAGTTTAAAAATTGAACAAGCTACTTTAAATAAAAAGTGAGAAAAAGAAAAAGAAGAATTAAGTAAAATTAATTTGGTAAAATCAAGCATTGAAAATTTAAAACAAGAATTAGAAACAGCTCAAAACGATGGAAATTATAAAAGAGCTGGAGAAATTAAATACTCATTATTACCATCACTTGAAAAAAGCTTAGCTTTATTTGAAACACAAACTGGAGCAAAAATGATTTCAGAAGAAGTAACTGAACAAGAAATTGCAAAAGTTGTTTCTAAATCAACAG
Encoded here:
- the rdgB gene encoding RdgB/HAM1 family non-canonical purine NTP pyrophosphatase, translating into MNKVIYLATTNKNKVKEFSEILKGYQIKSLLDIPNYIEIEENKKTFKQNALLKAKHLAKYINGIAIGDDTGICVKALNDFPGIYSKRWAYPLTNHYDICNKLLEKLKHINQLHKRKAYMTTAIALYDATTKKQFVYQSIAKGYIDFDIKKSDFGFGYDFIFIPKGYDKPYSLMSSELKNQISARKKAIDRLIQYIDTVK
- a CDS encoding tRNA (cytidine(34)-2'-O)-methyltransferase, with the translated sequence MNKRKINIVLYQPEIAQNVGAIMRTCVAINARLHIIEPLGFIFDDRHLSRSSANEYKYVDCIRYDDWNDFITKHQNITLFCLSRYGQKPISDFDFSKINDNVYLVFGKESTGIAKPILKEHYNTTFRIPMISETRSLNIANTVGIASYEVLRQWDYLDLVKYETQKGKDYILSERWKGIEE
- a CDS encoding Cof-type HAD-IIB family hydrolase, whose product is MNNYPYILSDLDGTICLKDFSISKKTIKVIKKYQKLSNNRFSFCTGRVDGANKKIAKQLKVSLPIISCNGALISNLKTNEVLHADYLNNKLMSELFKLAYEHNIDIVGYTHNTMIGTFNSERVISWQNYMNKTKKKYHWEIKKYNDLLEISNELKNNNLKIVEVIISLQNLSDDKAEEKLNLVKECIKDKFDLVQSLPKLFNIMKKKVNKLSGLKHLAKALDINYKDIIVFGDNYNDIEMIKGVKQGYCVENGVDELKKVAFKICGSLENDGVAKQIEEIIKEVQNKK
- a CDS encoding ATP-dependent Clp protease ATP-binding subunit; amino-acid sequence: MEFQEKGKVTDALKKYTRDLTKDAKDNKLDPVIGREEEISRVIQILSRKTKNNPVLIGEPGVGKTAIVEGLAQRIVKGDVPTLLKDKRILELDMGSLMAGAMYMGDYESRVKAVVNEIQKSNGEIILFIDELHLIVGAGKTGNNSGMDVSNLLKPALARGELKAIGSTTLNEYRQYIEKDAALERRFQRVLVSEPTIDQTISILRGLKDRFETYHGVRIHDNALVSAAKLSSRYITDRYLPDKAIDLVDEACASIKTELASIPIELDQVNRKVMQLEIETSALEKEKDDKSKERWQEAKKELDSLKIEQATLNKKWEKEKEELSKINLVKSSIENLKQELETAQNDGNYKRAGEIKYSLLPSLEKSLALFETQTGAKMISEEVTEQEIAKVVSKSTGILVDKLISSEKERLLNLEDLLKKYVKGQDQAIKAVTSAIMRSRSGIKNPDKPIGSFLFLGPTGVGKTEVARSLADILFNSPKKMIRLDMSEYMEKHSVAKLIGAPPGYVGYEEGGRLTEAVRRNPYSIILFDEIEKAHSDVFNILLQILDDGRLTDSLGKTIDFKNTIIVMTSNIASQYLLTSDDFVQIDDQKIQAELNQTFRPEFLNRIDNIVYFNALSVQTIGEIVDKLLDELITRLQDEQNYFINFSEEARNKIINEGYDRLFGARPIKRYIEKNIETLIAHYIISGLISESTRYLIDVKNNQFILEEFKQFN